The following proteins come from a genomic window of Zonotrichia albicollis isolate bZonAlb1 chromosome 12, bZonAlb1.hap1, whole genome shotgun sequence:
- the UQCC5 gene encoding ubiquinol-cytochrome c reductase complex assembly factor 5 codes for MLVSERLKRLLRLVPGERRFGFYRFLPFFFVLGGAMEWFMINVRIGKETFYDVYRRKQSERQYEARMEKGEFSES; via the exons atgctgGTCAGCGAGAGGCTGAAGCGCCTCTTGAGGCTGGTGCCCGGGGAGCGGCGCTTTGGCTTTTACAGGTTCCTGCCCTTCTTCTTTGTGCTCGGCGGAGCCATGGAATGGTTCATGATCAACGTCCGCATCGGCAAAGAGACCTTCT ATGATGTTTACCGTAGGAAACAATCTGAAAGACAGTACGAGGCAAGGATGGAGAAAGGGGAATTTTCAGAAAGCTGA